From Pristiophorus japonicus isolate sPriJap1 unplaced genomic scaffold, sPriJap1.hap1 HAP1_SCAFFOLD_1028, whole genome shotgun sequence, a single genomic window includes:
- the LOC139241304 gene encoding cleavage and polyadenylation specificity factor subunit 6-like produces HGEMSAERVRARRERERGESESTERREREAEREREREREAE; encoded by the exons catGGAGAgatgagcgcggagagagtgagagcgcggagagagcgagagcgcggagagagcgagagcacggagaga agagagcgagaagcggagagggagagagagcgagagcgagaagcggag